The Columba livia isolate bColLiv1 breed racing homer chromosome 18, bColLiv1.pat.W.v2, whole genome shotgun sequence genome includes a region encoding these proteins:
- the LOC135575683 gene encoding glutamine-rich protein 2-like: MMEEVTSRVTGQENGWLQFQKELQRQMDCKLDRRELGAFRKQQEERWKSLSGQLQEKALQAERDNAAGIRKQLLPGFHCLSCDRPLNMLAPGPERTGECRYPTVPRSCVGPHTVTPPRFQPQPPSTPRPSQPSARRPNKKDAMQLSGQDGTDGKRQDEQLSMMGGSQLPTTPTATPETSTSRSQKSTASPLLLAVLKRQPASAPGRLTQAPKLLPHRIKSAP; this comes from the exons atgatggaggaggtgacgagccgggtgacgggccaggagaacggctggctccagttccagaaagagctgcagagacagatggactgcaag ctggaccgccgggagctgggggcgttccggaagcagcaggaggagcggtggaagagcctcagcgggcagctccaggagaaggcgctgcaggcagagcgtgacaatgccgctgggattaggaa gcagctgctgcccggtttccattgcctgtcctgtgaccggcccctcaacatgctggcgcctggacc ggagcggacgggcgagtgcagataccccactgttccgcggagctgcgtgggcccacacaccgtcacgcccccgcgcttccagccccaaccgcccagcaccccacggccgtcccaacccagtgcccgccgccccaacaag aaggacgcgatgcagctgtcgggccaggacggcactgatgggaagcggcaggacgagcagctctccatgatggggggctctcagctgcccacaacaccaacggccaccccagagacctcgacctcgaggagccagaaaa gcaccgcctccccgctgctgttagccgtGCTGAAGCGCCAACCAGCCTCAGCTCCCGGacgcctcacccaggcaccgaagctgctgccACACCGCATTAAATCAGCgccctga
- the LOC135575797 gene encoding uncharacterized protein LOC135575797 yields the protein MATLGLLEMLKAAIGTPNLGVVDFVALHKLLEAIIGQLGQLQLSVLEPGQSPAPGLAKDQDSKDQPGQEKEEDGALGTGQQLWKPEEQLEGTGSNSEVSSMAKELMPTTTKEEERAVSKKRASLQHLWEEINKFKEAQCGLAEDMRAMQKAHSGMAEDMREMKEAMQEAHSGMEQDMRAMQQAMQEGHSGMEKDMREMQEAMQKVHSALTEDIQEMKQAHVGLAEDMHALQEAHSGLAEDIQEIQETLGLVSIP from the exons atggccacactcggtctgctggagatgctgaaggccgccatcgggacacccaatttgggggttgttgacttcgtggcgcttcacaagttgctcgaggccatcatcgggcagctgggccagctgcagctgtctgtcctggagccagggcagagcccggcccccggcctggcaaaggaccaggacagcaaggaccagcctggccaggagaaggaggaggacggagccctgggcacagggcagcagctctggaaaccagaggagcagctggaggggaccgggagcaactccgaggtctcctccatggccaaggagctgatgccaacaacaaccaaggaggaggagagagccgtctccaag aaaagggcttcgctccagcacctgtgggaggagatcaacaagtttaaggaggcgcagtgcggcctggcagaggacatgcgggccatgcagaaggcgcactctggcatggcagaggacatgcgggagatgaaggaggcgatgcaggaggcgcattctggaatggaaCAGGACATGCGGGCCATGCAACAAGCGATGCAGGAGGGTCATTCTGGCATGGAAAAGGACAtgagggagatgcaggaggccatgcagaaggtgCATTCTGCCCTGAcagaggacatccaggagatgaagcaggcacatgtcggcctggcagaggacatgcatgccctgcaggaggcgcattctggCCTGGCAGaagacatccaggagatccaggagacacttggcctggtgagcatcccctga
- the LOC135575798 gene encoding uncharacterized protein LOC135575798, with translation MATLGLLEMLKAAIGTPNLGVVDFMALHKLLEAIIGQLGQLQLSVLEPGQSPAPGLAKDQDSKDQPGQEKEEDGALGTGQQLWKPEEQLEGTGSNSEVSSMAKELMPTTTKEEERAVSKKRASLQHLWEEINKFKEAQCGLAEDMRAMQKAHSGMAEDMREMKEAMQEAHSGMEQDMRAMQQAMQEGHSGMEKDMREMQEAMQKVHSALTEDIQEMKQAHVGLAEDMHALQEAHSGLAEDIQEIQETLGLISKVEDAPRKTRGAGAGRKADGSGQMTRQPR, from the exons atggccacactcggtctgctggagatgctgaaggccgccatcgggacacccaatttgggggttgttgacTTCATGGCGCTTCACAAGTTGCTCGAGgccatcatcgggcagctgggccagctgcagctgtctgtcctggagccagggcagagcccggcccccggcctggcaaaggaccaggacagcaaggaccagcctggccaggagaaggaggaggacggagccctgggcacagggcagcagctctggaaaccagaggagcagctggaggggaccgggagcaactccgaggtctcctccatggccaaggagctgatgccaacaacaaccaaggaggaggagagagccgtctccaag aaaagggcttcgctccagcacctgtgggaggagatcaacaagtttaaggaggcgcagtgcggcctggcagaggacatgcgggccatgcagaaggcgcactctggcatggcagaggacatgcgcgagatgaaggaggcgatgcaggaggcgcattctggaatggaaCAGGACATGCGGGCCATGCAACAAGCGATGCAGGAGGGTCATTCTGGCATGGAAAAGGACAtgagggagatgcaggaggccatgcagaaggtgCATTCTGCCCTGAcagaggacatccaggagatgaagcaggcacatgtcggcctggcagaggacatgcatgccctgcaggaggcacATTCTGGCCTGGCAGaagacatccaggagatccaggagacacttggcctg atcagcaaggtggaggatgctcccagaaagacgaggggggctggagccggTAGAAAAGCAGAcggcagcggccagatgacccgacagccgcggtaa
- the LOC135575684 gene encoding uncharacterized protein LOC135575684 encodes MMEEVTSRVTGQENGWLQFQKELQRQMDCKLDRRELGAFRKQQEERWKSLSGQLQEKALQAERDNAAGIRKQLLPGFHCLSCDRPLNMLAPGPERTGECRYPTVPRSCGGPHTVTPPRFQPQPPSTPRPSQPSARRPNKKDAMQLSGQDGTDGKRQDEQLSMMGGSQLPTTPTATPETSTSRSQKSTASPLLLAVLKRQPASAPGRLTQAPKLLPHRMKSAP; translated from the exons atgatggaggaggtgacgagccgggtgacgggccaggagaacggctggctccagttccagaaagagctgcagagacagatggactgcaag ctggaccgccgggagctgggggcgttccggaagcagcaggaggagcggtggaagagcctcagcgggcagctccaggagaaggcgctgcaggcagagcgtgacaatgccgctgggattaggaa gcagctgctgcctggtttccattgcctgtcctgtgaccggcccctcaacatgctggcgcctggacc ggagcggacgggcgagtgcagataccccactgttccgcggagctgtgggggcccacacaccgtcacgcccccgcgcttccagccccaaccgcccagcaccccacggccgtcccaacccagtgcccgccgccccaacaag aaggacgcgatgcagctgtcgggccaggacggcactgatgggaagcggcaggacgagcagctctccatgatggggggctctcagctgcccacaacaccaacggccaccccagagacctcgacctcgaggagccagaaaa gcaccgcctccccgctgctgttagccgtGCTGAAGCGCCAACCAGCCTCAGCTCCCGGacgcctcacccaggcaccgaagctgctgccACACCGCATGAAATCAGCgccctga